From Desulfobulbaceae bacterium, one genomic window encodes:
- a CDS encoding tryptophan synthase subunit alpha, which produces MHLRDSITNSLKQKEILLMTHIVLGYPSFEDNRRVVEQMVANGVDLIEMQIPFSEPVADGPVIIKANQDSLTSGTKVKDCLDFAREMCAQHPIPFLFMTYYNIVFKYGLKRFLSKAEQIGIKGLIIPDLPPEEGQEYLSLAKEHSISAIQIFAPTSTEERMQTLSSHADGFIYCVARRGVTGSQTSFDKEFNNYIDRCKANTELPLAVGFGISDKNDVEELRGKAEIAVIGSATIRLVDSEGPEAVGPFIKGLR; this is translated from the coding sequence ATGCATCTTCGTGACAGTATTACAAACAGTTTAAAGCAGAAGGAGATTCTGCTGATGACCCATATTGTTCTTGGCTATCCATCCTTTGAAGACAATCGCAGGGTCGTTGAGCAGATGGTCGCTAACGGTGTTGATCTGATTGAAATGCAGATCCCTTTTTCGGAGCCGGTAGCAGATGGCCCGGTTATAATCAAAGCGAACCAGGACTCCTTAACCTCTGGAACCAAAGTCAAGGACTGTCTTGATTTTGCCAGAGAGATGTGCGCTCAGCACCCAATTCCTTTTCTGTTTATGACCTATTACAACATAGTATTTAAATATGGCCTGAAGCGCTTTCTTTCAAAGGCTGAGCAAATTGGCATTAAAGGGCTTATCATTCCCGACCTGCCACCAGAAGAGGGTCAGGAATATTTGAGCCTGGCCAAAGAACATTCCATTTCAGCCATTCAAATTTTTGCTCCCACCAGCACAGAGGAGCGTATGCAGACCCTTTCATCACACGCTGATGGTTTTATCTATTGTGTCGCTCGACGGGGCGTTACCGGCAGCCAAACCAGTTTCGATAAGGAGTTCAACAACTACATTGACAGATGTAAAGCCAACACAGAGTTGCCATTGGCCGTTGGTTTTGGAATTTCTGACAAAAACGATGTGGAGGAATTGCGAGGAAAAGCCGAGATTGCCGTCATCGGCAGTGCAACAATTCGCCTGGTGGATAGTGAGGGGCCAGAAGCTGTTGGCCCGTTCATCAAAGGCTTACGCTGA
- a CDS encoding endonuclease domain-containing protein codes for MTDTEQLLWQCLRRSQLGGFKFRRQHPIGKFIVDFFCVSSKLAVELDGGQHGDYHIEAYDSKRTLWLNSKGIRVLRFWNNEILQNLPEVLAKIWYILHNPPTQNGCT; via the coding sequence ATGACCGACACCGAGCAACTCCTCTGGCAATGCTTACGCCGCAGTCAACTTGGGGGATTTAAATTCAGAAGGCAACATCCCATTGGGAAATTCATTGTTGATTTCTTTTGCGTCTCTTCCAAGCTTGCTGTTGAGCTTGACGGAGGACAACATGGGGATTACCACATAGAGGCCTATGATTCCAAACGAACTTTATGGCTCAACAGTAAGGGGATTCGCGTTTTGCGTTTCTGGAACAACGAAATTTTACAGAATTTGCCGGAAGTTTTGGCTAAGATCTGGTACATCCTTCATAATCCCCCAACTCAAAATGGGTGCACGTGA
- the trpB gene encoding tryptophan synthase subunit beta — protein sequence MKNTNGYYGEWGGAFIPEVLFETFKEFNAAFTEVKADPSFWQEYCDLMGTYSCRPTPLTHAENLSRIFGGAQIYIKREDLNHTGAHKANNVMGQGLLVKRMAKTRVIAETGAGQHGVATATMAAKFGFDCTIYMGEEDVMRQRPNVFWMEKLGAEVIPVTSGSKTLKDAINAAFRDWVTNMDNTHYVMGTVCGPHPFPEVVAWFQSIIGIEAKEQILKQFGKLPAKVYACVGGGSNAMGIFQGFLDSRHVELIGVEAGGKGIATGQHAARLAESGGSAGVAQGYKTMFLQDEDGQMKDTHSVAAGLDYVGVSPILTDLWQNGRVRFDSATDDEVMAALEKTMRKEGIIPALESSHAFVSAFKEAGQLQPDEAIIINMSGRGDKDIFTIANAFNDPSWKKFIIERGKEYASS from the coding sequence ATGAAAAATACAAACGGCTATTACGGTGAATGGGGCGGAGCTTTTATTCCTGAAGTCCTTTTCGAGACCTTCAAAGAGTTTAACGCAGCCTTTACCGAGGTTAAGGCTGACCCCTCATTCTGGCAGGAGTACTGCGATCTTATGGGCACCTATTCCTGTAGGCCTACGCCACTAACTCACGCTGAGAATCTATCCCGCATCTTTGGCGGCGCCCAGATTTACATTAAACGTGAAGACCTTAATCACACCGGTGCCCACAAAGCTAATAATGTTATGGGCCAGGGACTGCTTGTCAAGCGGATGGCCAAGACCAGGGTAATAGCTGAGACCGGGGCGGGGCAGCACGGTGTCGCCACCGCGACAATGGCTGCCAAATTTGGTTTTGACTGCACCATATACATGGGCGAGGAAGATGTTATGCGTCAACGGCCGAATGTTTTTTGGATGGAGAAATTGGGCGCAGAGGTCATCCCGGTAACCTCCGGATCAAAAACACTAAAGGATGCCATTAACGCCGCTTTTCGTGACTGGGTAACCAATATGGACAACACCCACTACGTCATGGGTACAGTCTGCGGCCCTCACCCATTCCCAGAGGTTGTTGCCTGGTTTCAATCAATTATTGGTATTGAGGCAAAAGAACAGATCCTCAAACAGTTCGGCAAGCTACCTGCCAAGGTTTACGCCTGTGTTGGAGGCGGTTCTAATGCAATGGGAATTTTCCAGGGCTTTTTAGACAGCCGTCACGTTGAACTTATTGGAGTTGAGGCCGGAGGCAAGGGCATTGCCACTGGTCAGCACGCAGCACGACTTGCCGAATCCGGCGGCTCTGCCGGAGTAGCACAGGGTTATAAAACAATGTTCCTGCAAGATGAAGACGGTCAGATGAAAGATACCCATTCGGTGGCGGCAGGCTTGGACTATGTGGGTGTTTCACCAATCCTTACCGACCTCTGGCAAAACGGCAGGGTTCGCTTTGATTCAGCCACTGATGATGAGGTCATGGCGGCACTTGAAAAAACCATGCGCAAGGAGGGAATTATTCCCGCCCTGGAATCAAGCCATGCCTTTGTCTCCGCCTTCAAGGAAGCCGGTCAATTGCAACCTGATGAGGCAATAATTATAAACATGTCGGGCCGCGGTGACAAAGATATTTTCACCATAGCCAATGCCTTCAATGATCCTTCCTGGAAAAAATTTATAATTGAACGAGGTAAAGAATATGCATCTTCGTGA
- a CDS encoding HAMP domain-containing protein, with product MLNLFKKKNVVKGASAGRSFSLGIQMKISMAMGCVVLLLLIIAGIALGIVSDNLVMNRSFVASIDGLSKQVSDVSTSMGEILERQQAQQVKFSHEQAQLSQERLDRQSSLAARILSAQEAMAAVDRQANLIIYDGEPYAVVAAEIASLKQELESFLELPVMAEVDADILKMAQRASRGYLQTYDEVRALDEENVSLSQQVELVQQAQEIGTSLRNRLGVLREDIKRLLDEKAALEKKAYEQQRLAAQEAGQKTLGTVLENQAGIGKTIQHHASEMNTIISFLLNKRRLMIVFAIASLVVAVIFSLVIGRAISRPLVRAVQIAQGIASGDLNQRVDITGRDEVGQLGASMAIMIEKLRNNRENIESSAINLTEVAATVSASLQEVSASMEEINGMTQQNVMKARSTEEMTTETKNSAESGKKQVGEMVFTMGEVHDASKEIAKTIQEINNIAFQTNLLALNAAVEAAHAGEMGQGFAVVAEEVRRLAYRCSDAAKNTTALIDGPMKKIGYASEVAEKMAASLDTIHVQISKMAMLVSEIVVASEHQAAGIGQINSGLSQIDRAAQGLVAESNGLMASLDHTDGEIENSPANDIPQLKGS from the coding sequence ATGTTGAACCTTTTCAAGAAAAAAAACGTTGTTAAAGGAGCGTCCGCCGGGCGCTCCTTTTCGCTGGGAATCCAGATGAAGATATCTATGGCTATGGGTTGTGTTGTCTTGCTACTCTTGATCATAGCCGGTATTGCTCTGGGCATCGTTTCTGACAACCTGGTCATGAACAGATCGTTTGTGGCCAGTATTGATGGGTTGTCAAAACAGGTTAGCGATGTGAGCACCTCCATGGGCGAAATTCTTGAACGACAACAGGCCCAGCAGGTTAAGTTCAGCCATGAACAGGCCCAGCTAAGCCAGGAGCGGCTCGACCGGCAAAGTAGTCTGGCGGCCCGGATTCTTTCTGCGCAGGAAGCGATGGCGGCTGTTGACCGGCAGGCGAACTTGATTATTTACGACGGTGAGCCGTACGCTGTGGTTGCTGCAGAAATAGCCTCACTCAAACAAGAGCTTGAGTCATTTCTAGAACTCCCGGTAATGGCGGAGGTGGACGCTGACATTCTTAAAATGGCGCAGCGGGCCAGTCGAGGCTATCTGCAGACCTATGATGAGGTTCGAGCCCTCGATGAGGAAAACGTCTCTTTATCCCAGCAGGTCGAGTTGGTGCAACAGGCCCAGGAAATCGGCACAAGTTTGAGGAATCGGTTAGGGGTGCTGAGGGAAGATATAAAGCGGTTGCTCGATGAAAAAGCAGCTCTTGAAAAGAAGGCATATGAACAACAGCGTCTTGCTGCTCAGGAGGCAGGCCAAAAAACACTGGGAACAGTGCTGGAGAACCAGGCTGGAATTGGCAAAACCATTCAGCATCATGCCTCGGAGATGAATACTATCATAAGCTTTTTGCTTAACAAACGCCGCTTGATGATCGTATTTGCCATAGCCTCTTTGGTCGTTGCGGTTATTTTTTCCCTGGTTATTGGCCGAGCTATTTCACGTCCCCTGGTCAGGGCAGTTCAGATTGCTCAGGGCATTGCCTCGGGTGATCTTAACCAACGCGTTGATATTACCGGTCGTGACGAGGTAGGGCAACTGGGTGCCTCCATGGCCATCATGATCGAAAAGCTGCGAAATAACAGAGAGAATATTGAGTCGAGTGCAATTAATTTAACTGAAGTGGCGGCAACGGTTTCGGCAAGCTTGCAAGAGGTCAGTGCCTCCATGGAAGAGATCAATGGCATGACCCAGCAAAATGTCATGAAGGCCCGTTCCACTGAAGAGATGACTACTGAAACCAAAAACAGTGCTGAATCTGGTAAGAAACAGGTTGGTGAGATGGTCTTCACCATGGGTGAAGTACATGATGCCAGTAAGGAAATTGCTAAAACAATCCAGGAAATCAACAATATTGCCTTTCAGACGAATCTTCTTGCCTTAAACGCAGCGGTAGAAGCAGCTCATGCGGGTGAAATGGGCCAAGGTTTTGCCGTAGTCGCTGAAGAAGTGCGACGCTTGGCATATCGCTGCTCTGATGCCGCTAAAAACACCACGGCCTTAATTGATGGACCAATGAAAAAAATTGGTTATGCCTCAGAGGTTGCTGAGAAGATGGCGGCCTCACTGGATACCATTCACGTTCAGATTAGCAAAATGGCAATGCTTGTCAGTGAGATTGTTGTTGCAAGTGAACATCAGGCAGCAGGTATCGGCCAGATAAATTCGGGCTTGAGTCAAATTGATCGTGCCGCACAGGGGTTGGTTGCCGAATCAAATGGACTTATGGCTTCGCTCGATCATACTGATGGCGAGATAGAAAACTCCCCCGCCAATGACATCCCACAATTGAAGGGTTCTTAG